One window of the Trifolium pratense cultivar HEN17-A07 linkage group LG2, ARS_RC_1.1, whole genome shotgun sequence genome contains the following:
- the LOC123910261 gene encoding zinc finger CCCH domain-containing protein 62-like, whose product MNHKRRGKREAIILSSSSASSSEEEDYDDDSDEHYSDGDEASESDATDIADDDEEEEEERDEASELDNSKVDDESLSAKVVTLLQGGKDIDSLKLTECKAYLRKHGLRLAGNRAVCIARIKEHWRLKHGSGYTLYPRWSFNINCTGDVCLGDVVLFRQKVYEKFNKVTRHGRVIGNRTVAGRVVKESYGAAKQQHTFTVEVLWSSGVNKLPPLSPLLVKGRNLYKQKTYRQIWKNEADRVKVLSEKHRRGAAARSVRALRQQKKSYNANGSKGSKRQHEAHNTKRSNKGRLCDPNKVRDLDGSRRANKYQRKEATPSTQATWNESASSRGRVHESAEFDRYQAPPYPLLASSRQIPYQYQVNSQNWNGSAPPYPLQASSQQIPYLYQVNSQNWNGSNGFVNHERGTSSNMRGFPPFRPGVSDVPSDSYHPHTNRYYNFEVKNLNTERMDRPLYLSPRDRYGGRNYVM is encoded by the exons ATGAATCATAAGAGGAGAGGAAAAAGAGAAGCCATTATTCTCTCTTCTTCCTCCGCCTCCTCctctgaagaagaagattacGACGACGATTCCGATGAACATTATAGCGATGGCGACGAAGCTTCCGAATCAGATGCCACTGATATTGCTgacgatgatgaagaagaagaagaagaacgcgaTGAAGCTTCTGAATTAGATAATAGTAAAGTTGATGACGAATCGCTCTCCGCAAAAGTTGTTACTCTCCTTCAAG GTGGAAAGGATATTGATTCCTTGAAATTAACCGAATGCAAAGCCTATTTGCGGAAACACGGATTGAGGCTTGCAGGAAATAGAGCGGTTTGTATTGCCAGGATTAAAGAGCATTGGAG GTTAAAACATGGAAGTGGGTACACATTGTATCCAAGATGGTCCTTCAACATTAATTGTACGG GTGATGTCTGCTTGGGAGATGTTGTTCTGTTTAGACAAAAGGTTTATGAAAA GTTTAACAAAGTGACTAGGCATGGAAGAGTTATAGGAAACAGAACTGTTGCTGGGAGGGTTGTCAAGGAAAGCTATGGTGCAGCTAAACAACAACATACCTTCACT GTTGAGGTTTTGTGGAGTAGTGGGGTTAATAAATTACCTCCACTTTCTCCTTTGCTTGTAAAGGGCCGTAATCTCTATAAACAGAAAACTTACAGACAg ATATGGAAAAATGAAGCTGATAGGGTCAAAGTGCTATCTGAGAAGCACAGACGTGGTGCGGCAGCGAGGTCTGTGAGAGCGTTGAGGCAGCAAAAGAAAAGCTATAATGCAAATGGATCTAAAG GTTCTAAGCGGCAGCATGAAGCCCATAATACCAAACGATCAAATAAAGGAAGACTGTGTGATCCCAACAAGGTTAGGGACCTTGATGGCTCTAGAAGAGCAAACAAGTATCAACGTAAAGAGGCCACACCATCAACACAAGCAACATGGAATGAGAGTGCATCTTCAAGGGGTAGAGTCCACGAGTCTGCTGAATTTGACCGCTATCAAGCCCCACCCTATCCATTACTGGCTAGTAGTCGACAAATTCCATATCAATATCAAGTAAATTCTCAAAACTGGAATGGATCAGCCCCACCCTATCCATTACAGGCTAGTAGTCAACAAATTCCATATCTATATCAAGTAAATTCTCAAAACTGGAATGGATCAAACGGATTTGTTAATCACGAAAGGGGCACAAGTTCCAATATGAGAGGATTCCCACCTTTCAGGCCTGGTGTTAGTGATGTACCCAGTGATAGCTATCATCCCCACACAAATCGATACTACAACTTTGAGGTGAAGAATTTGAATACAGAACGAATGGACAGACCATTATACTTGTCTCCAAGAGACAGGTATGGAGGGAGAAATTATGTCATGTGA
- the LOC123908538 gene encoding CDPK-related kinase 5-like isoform X1, with amino-acid sequence MGICTSKSTHSSSRNFNTNNNLQLPPTNSVTVNATSEPYTNSVNGENQNPNTEQQNVKRSPFFPFYSPSPAHQFFSKMSPARKFFKKPFPPPSPAKHIRSLLARRHGSVKPNEASIPEGGEEETVSVAALDKNFGFSKHFGSKYDVGDEVGRGHFGYTCAARLKKGDLKGQQVAVKVIPKAKMTTAIAIEDVRREVKILRALNGHKNLVRFYEAYEDNANVYIVMELCEGGELLDRILSRGGKYTEEDAKAILRQILNAAAFCHLQGVVHRDLKPENFLFASMDENSELKAIDFGLSDFVKLGMFGFLLQVYIAYLGHALFFDLSLCFTDERLNDIVGSAYYVAPEVLHRAYSTEADVWSIGVIAYILLCGSRPFWARTESGIFRTVLKADPSFDEPPWPSLSDEARDFVKRLLNKDPRKRMSAAQALRHPWIKNYEDAELPLDILVFKLMKTYMRSSSLRRAALRALSKTLTEDELVYLKEQFALLEPNKNGTISLENIQAAFTLNATDAMKESRIADFLASLNALQYRRMGFDEFCAATLSVHQLEALDHWEKRARCAFDMFEKDGNKAIVIDELASELGLGPSIPVHAVLHDWIRHTDGKLSFLGFVKLLHGPSRSLAKAQ; translated from the exons atggGTATTTGCACTTCAAAATCAACACACTCCTCCTCTCGCAATTTCAACACTAACAACAACCTTCAACTTCCTCCAACCAACTCCGTTACAGTTAACGCCACTTCAGAACCTTACACAAACTCCGTTAATGGCGAAAACCAAAACCCTAATACTGAACAACAAAATGTTAAGAGATCTCCGTTTTTTCCGTTCTATAGTCCGAGTCCAGCTCATCAATTTTTCTCAAAGATGTCTCCGGCGAGGAAATTTTTTAAGAAACCGTTTCCTCCACCGTCTCCGGCGAAGCATATAAGATCGCTTCTAGCACGGAGACATGGTTCGGTTAAGCCTAATGAAGCTTCGATACCGGAAGGTGGTGAAGAGGAGACTGTGTCTGTTGCTGCTCTTGATAAGAATTTTGGATTCTCCAAGCATTTTGGAAGTAAATATGATGTTGGAGATGAAGTTGGAAGAGGACATTTTGGTTATACTTGTGCTGCTAGGTTGAAGAAAGGTGATCTTAAAGGTCAACAAGTTGCTGTCAAAGTGATTCCTAAAGCCAAG ATGACTACTGCTATTGCTATTGAGGATGTGAGAAGGGAAGTGAAAATATTGAGAGCTTTGAATGGACATAAGAATCTAGTACGATTCTATGAGGCTTATGAAGATAATGCTAATGTCTATATAGTAATGGA ATTGTGTGAAGGTGGAGAGCTGTTGGACAGAATATTATCAAG AGGTGGGAAATACACAGAGGAAGATGCAAAAGCTATCCTGAGACAAATACTGAATGCTGCTGCATTTTGCCATCTACAGGGTGTTGTACATCGTGATCTTAAACCGGAG AACTTCTTGTTTGCATCCATGGATGAAAACTCAGAACTGAAGGCCATAGACTTTGGGCTGTCAGATTTTGTTAAACTAGGTATGTTTGGATTCCTTTTACAAGTATATATTGCATATCTTGGACATGCTTTGTTTTTTGACCTCTCATTGTGCTTTACAGATGAAAGGCTCAATGATATTGTGGGTAGTGCATACTATGTGGCTCCTGAAGTTCTACATAGAGCTTATAGTACTGAGGCTGATGTCTGGAGTATTGGAGTGATtgcatatattttattatgtgGCAGCCGTCCCTTTTGGGCTCGGACTGAGTCTGGCATCTTTCGTACTGTATTGAAAGCAGATCCAAGTTTTGACGAACCTCCTTGGCCTTCTCTATCAGACGAGGCAAGGGATTTTGTTAAGCGATTACTAAATAAAGATCCAAGGAAAAGAATGAGTGCAGCGCAGGCATTAC GTCATCCGTGGATTAAAAACTACGAGGATGCGGAATTGCCTTTGGATATTTTAGTATTCAAGCTCATGAAGACATACATGCGTTCTTCATCTCTAAGAAGAGCTGCTTTAAGG GCTCTGTCTAAGACATTAACTGAGGATGAGCTCGTTTATTTGAAAGAGCAATTTGCACTTTTAGAGCCCAACAAAAATGGCACCATTAGCTTGGAAAATATACAAGCG GCCTTTACGTTAAATGCCACAGATGCTATGAAGGAGTCACGCATTGCTGACTTTCTGGCATCA CTTAATGCATTGCAATATAGAAGGATGGGTTTTGATGAGTTCTGTGCAGCTACACTTAGTGTTCATCAACTTGAAGCACTTGACCACTGGGAAAAGCGTGCTCGTTGTGCCTTTGACATGTTTGAAAAGGATGGAAACAAGGCCATAGTCATCGACGAATTAGCTTCG GAACTTGGGCTTGGTCCATCTATCCCTGTACATGCTGTTCTTCATGATTGGATTCGGCACACTGATGGGAAGTTAAGCTTCCTTGGATTTGTAAAATTGTTGCATGGCCCATCAAGGAGTCTTGCAAAAGCTCAATAA
- the LOC123908538 gene encoding CDPK-related kinase 5-like isoform X2, which produces MGICTSKSTHSSSRNFNTNNNLQLPPTNSVTVNATSEPYTNSVNGENQNPNTEQQNVKRSPFFPFYSPSPAHQFFSKMSPARKFFKKPFPPPSPAKHIRSLLARRHGSVKPNEASIPEGGEEETVSVAALDKNFGFSKHFGSKYDVGDEVGRGHFGYTCAARLKKGDLKGQQVAVKVIPKAKMTTAIAIEDVRREVKILRALNGHKNLVRFYEAYEDNANVYIVMELCEGGELLDRILSRGGKYTEEDAKAILRQILNAAAFCHLQGVVHRDLKPENFLFASMDENSELKAIDFGLSDFVKLDERLNDIVGSAYYVAPEVLHRAYSTEADVWSIGVIAYILLCGSRPFWARTESGIFRTVLKADPSFDEPPWPSLSDEARDFVKRLLNKDPRKRMSAAQALRHPWIKNYEDAELPLDILVFKLMKTYMRSSSLRRAALRALSKTLTEDELVYLKEQFALLEPNKNGTISLENIQAAFTLNATDAMKESRIADFLASLNALQYRRMGFDEFCAATLSVHQLEALDHWEKRARCAFDMFEKDGNKAIVIDELASELGLGPSIPVHAVLHDWIRHTDGKLSFLGFVKLLHGPSRSLAKAQ; this is translated from the exons atggGTATTTGCACTTCAAAATCAACACACTCCTCCTCTCGCAATTTCAACACTAACAACAACCTTCAACTTCCTCCAACCAACTCCGTTACAGTTAACGCCACTTCAGAACCTTACACAAACTCCGTTAATGGCGAAAACCAAAACCCTAATACTGAACAACAAAATGTTAAGAGATCTCCGTTTTTTCCGTTCTATAGTCCGAGTCCAGCTCATCAATTTTTCTCAAAGATGTCTCCGGCGAGGAAATTTTTTAAGAAACCGTTTCCTCCACCGTCTCCGGCGAAGCATATAAGATCGCTTCTAGCACGGAGACATGGTTCGGTTAAGCCTAATGAAGCTTCGATACCGGAAGGTGGTGAAGAGGAGACTGTGTCTGTTGCTGCTCTTGATAAGAATTTTGGATTCTCCAAGCATTTTGGAAGTAAATATGATGTTGGAGATGAAGTTGGAAGAGGACATTTTGGTTATACTTGTGCTGCTAGGTTGAAGAAAGGTGATCTTAAAGGTCAACAAGTTGCTGTCAAAGTGATTCCTAAAGCCAAG ATGACTACTGCTATTGCTATTGAGGATGTGAGAAGGGAAGTGAAAATATTGAGAGCTTTGAATGGACATAAGAATCTAGTACGATTCTATGAGGCTTATGAAGATAATGCTAATGTCTATATAGTAATGGA ATTGTGTGAAGGTGGAGAGCTGTTGGACAGAATATTATCAAG AGGTGGGAAATACACAGAGGAAGATGCAAAAGCTATCCTGAGACAAATACTGAATGCTGCTGCATTTTGCCATCTACAGGGTGTTGTACATCGTGATCTTAAACCGGAG AACTTCTTGTTTGCATCCATGGATGAAAACTCAGAACTGAAGGCCATAGACTTTGGGCTGTCAGATTTTGTTAAACTAG ATGAAAGGCTCAATGATATTGTGGGTAGTGCATACTATGTGGCTCCTGAAGTTCTACATAGAGCTTATAGTACTGAGGCTGATGTCTGGAGTATTGGAGTGATtgcatatattttattatgtgGCAGCCGTCCCTTTTGGGCTCGGACTGAGTCTGGCATCTTTCGTACTGTATTGAAAGCAGATCCAAGTTTTGACGAACCTCCTTGGCCTTCTCTATCAGACGAGGCAAGGGATTTTGTTAAGCGATTACTAAATAAAGATCCAAGGAAAAGAATGAGTGCAGCGCAGGCATTAC GTCATCCGTGGATTAAAAACTACGAGGATGCGGAATTGCCTTTGGATATTTTAGTATTCAAGCTCATGAAGACATACATGCGTTCTTCATCTCTAAGAAGAGCTGCTTTAAGG GCTCTGTCTAAGACATTAACTGAGGATGAGCTCGTTTATTTGAAAGAGCAATTTGCACTTTTAGAGCCCAACAAAAATGGCACCATTAGCTTGGAAAATATACAAGCG GCCTTTACGTTAAATGCCACAGATGCTATGAAGGAGTCACGCATTGCTGACTTTCTGGCATCA CTTAATGCATTGCAATATAGAAGGATGGGTTTTGATGAGTTCTGTGCAGCTACACTTAGTGTTCATCAACTTGAAGCACTTGACCACTGGGAAAAGCGTGCTCGTTGTGCCTTTGACATGTTTGAAAAGGATGGAAACAAGGCCATAGTCATCGACGAATTAGCTTCG GAACTTGGGCTTGGTCCATCTATCCCTGTACATGCTGTTCTTCATGATTGGATTCGGCACACTGATGGGAAGTTAAGCTTCCTTGGATTTGTAAAATTGTTGCATGGCCCATCAAGGAGTCTTGCAAAAGCTCAATAA
- the LOC123911082 gene encoding peroxidase 10, translating into MECVTKKHAFVFMFCLVFLTPLVYSQLYYNFYNRTCPNLNKIVKDNILSAIANDSRIAASLIRLHFHDCFVLGCDASVLLDDTDTLKGEKNALPNANSLRGFDVIDKIKSDLESACPSTVSCADILTLAARDAVYLSKGPFWYVPLGRRDGTTASESEANNLPSPFEPLENLTAKFVSKGLEKKDVAVLSGAHTFGFAHCFTFKNRLFDFGGSGKSDPSLDSSLLQNLQKTCPNQADSDTNLAPLDPVTTNTFDNTYYKNVLSNTGLLQSDQALLGDNITASLVTNYSKWPILFFRDFAVSVEKMGRIGVLTGQQGQIRKNCRVVN; encoded by the exons ATGGAGTGTGTCACTAAGAAACATgcttttgtttttatgttttgtcTTGTGTTTCTTACTCCACTTGTGTACTCTCAACTTTATTACAATTTCTATAATAGAACTTGTCCAAACTTGAACAAAATTGTTAAAGATAATATCTTGTCAGCTATAGCTAATGACTCAAGGATTGCTGCTTCTCTCATTCGCCTTCATTTCCATGATTGTTTTGTTCTT GGATGTGATGCATCTGTGCTATTGGATGACACAGACACACTAAAAGGGGAGAAAAATGCATTGCCTAATGCAAATTCATTAAGAGGATTTGATGTAATTGACAAAATCAAATCTGACTTAGAGAGTGCTTGTCCATCCACAGTGTCATGTGCTGATATACTTACTCTAGCAGCTAGAGATGCTGTATATCTA AGTAAAGGGCCATTTTGGTATGTACCTCTTGGTCGTAGAGATGGCACAACAGCAAGTGAAAGTGAAGCAAATAACTTGCCATCACCCTTTGAACCTTTAGAAAATCTTACTGCTAAGTTCGTTTCCAAAGGTCTTGAAAAGAAGGATGTAGCGGTTCTCTCAG GTGCACACACATTTGGTTTTGCTCATTGCTTTACATTCAAGAACAGGCTCTTTGATTTTGGTGGCTCTGGCAAATCTGATCCATCACTTGATTCATCCCTTCTACAAAATTTACAGAAAACATGTCCAAATCAAGCCGATTCCGACACCAATTTGGCTCCATTGGATCCTGTCACTACAAACACATTTGATAACACATATTACAAAAATGTTTTGAGCAACACTGGACTGCTTCAATCAGACCAAGCTCTTTTGGGTGACAATATAACTGCTTCATTGGTTACCAATTATAGCAAATGGCCTATTCTGTTTTTCAGAGATTTTGCAGTTTCTGTTGAGAAAATGGGCCGCATCGGTGTTCTTACAGGACAACAGGGTCAAATAAGGAAAAATTGTAGGGTTGTTAACtaa
- the LOC123908607 gene encoding peroxidase 10-like, with product MECVSNKHFYVLMLCLVFLNPLVCSQLYYNFYFKTCPNLNRIVKDNVLSAIANDSRIAASLLRLHFHDCFVNGCDGSVLLDDTDTLKGEKNALPNKKSLRGFDVIDKIKFDLEGVCPSIVSCADILALAAREAVYLSRGPFWFVPLGRRDGTTASESEANNLPAPFDTLEKITAKFISKGLEKKDVAVLSGAHTFGFAQCATFKTRLFNFNASFKSDPSLDSSLLQNLQNLCPNQANSDTNLAPLDHVTTNIFDNTYYKNVLSNSALLQSDQALLDDNTIASLVTNYSKCPFEFFKDFGVSIEKMGRIGVLTGQQGQIRKNCRVVN from the exons ATGGAGTGTGTCTCTAACAAACATTTTTATGTTCTTATGCTTTGTCTTGTGTTTCTTAATCCACTTGTGTGCTCTCAACTTTATTACAACTTCTATTTCAAAACTTGTCCAAACCTAAATAGAATTGTTAAAGACAATGTTTTGTCAGCCATAGCCAATGACTCAAGGATTGCAGCTTCTCTCCTTCGCCTTCATTTCCATGATTGTTTTGTTAAT GGGTGTGATGGATCTGTGCTACTGGATGATACAGACACATTAAAAGGGGAGAAAAATGCATTGCctaataaaaaatcattaagAGGATTTGATGTaattgataaaataaagtttgattTAGAGGGTGTTTGTCCATCTATAGTGTCATGTGCTGATATACTTGCTCTAGCAGCCAGAGAAGCTGTGTATCTA agcAGGGGGCCATTTTGGTTTGTACCTCTTGGTCGTAGAGATGGCACAACAGCAAGTGAGAGTGAGGCAAATAACTTGCCAGCACCTTTTGATACTTTAGAAAAAATTACTGCTAAGTTTATTTCCAAGGGTCTTGAAAAGAAGGATGTAGCag TTCTCTCAG GTGCACACACCTTTGGCTTCGCTCAATGTGCTACATTCAAAACAAGGCTATTCAACTTTAATGCCTCTTTCAAATCTGATCCATCACTTGATTCATCCCTTCTacaaaatttgcaaaatttatgtCCAAATCAAGCTAATTCTGACACCAATTTAGCACCCTTGGATCATGTCACTACAAACATATTTGATAACACATATTACAAAAATGTTTTAAGCAATTCTGCGTTACTTCAATCAGACCAAGCTCTTTTGGATGACAATACAATTGCTTCATTGGTTACCAACTATAGCAAGTGCCCTTTTGAGTTTTTCAAAGACTTTGGGGTTTCTATTGAGAAAATGGGTCGCATTGGTGTTCTTACAGGACAACAGGGTCAAATAAGGAAAAATTGTAGGGTTGTTAACTAG
- the LOC123908186 gene encoding mitogen-activated protein kinase kinase kinase 5-like → MRWLPTLIFSPSSCSSSSSSSSHPHSTTASSSSSATSPSTIKSPPSSTSDTTERRRSTGGTWFFGAGKKSTRSRKLRHVDDDNVEYDVVATTAPISRSPSARSYIRSSNSVAPQPLPLPELALPLPELALASASMSASASSAVRPRDADCRLPSPKEASSRAEPDVNVVIGSTLSSGFKMRSVFASRDPRRNTEHMETRPPGNKVARQDTSGAETPSFRGNSFRISVPPRSASNSPFTSPTISPHNTKHDDFVPYYYVSPKANHFWSAPEMPTSSGQPPPAFFDLSASGIDCATSPHQSSGGKSPRQQNPRSPTRSSSPLPRLSLDYPTTTRRESLPLLSVHPLPLPPWPGTSIPSPSGTYSQPGGAKTESVSMKSQWQKGKLIGRGTFGSVYVATNRETGALCAMKEAEIFSDDPKSAESIKQLEQEIKVLSQLKHPNIVQYYGSEIIEDKFYIYLEFIHPGSINKYVRDHCGAVTESVVRNFTRHILSGLAYLHSKKTIHRDIKGANLLVDSSGVVKLADFGMAKHLTGHSADLSLKGSPYWMAPELMQAVIHKDNSPDLAFAIDIWSLGCTIIEMFTGKPPWSEYEGAAAMFKVMKDTPAIPETLSQEGKDFLRLCFKRNPAERPTASMLLEHRFLKNLQYSDPSPSSHLYNGTTLMDKPHSPRGLLENKPDQFSIVSAQITKGKSSIDSGIPMSYSLYS, encoded by the exons ATGCGTTGGTTGCCAACCCTAATTTTCTCtccttcttcttgttcttcttcttcctcttcctcttctcaTCCTCATTCTACAACcgcttcttcatcttcctccgCTACATCTCCTTCAACGATTAAATCACCTCCTTCTTCGACCTCCGATACCACGGAGCGAAGAAGAAGTACAGGCGGCACGTGGTTTTTTGGTGCTGGTAAAAAATCCACGCGATCAAGGAAGCTACGCCACGTCGACGATGATAATGTTGAATACGACGTCGTTGCAACAACGGCGCCGATTTCTCGTTCTCCGAGTGCACGAAGCTATATTCGGTCTAGTAATTCCGTTGCGCCTCAGCCTCTGCCATTGCCAGAGTTAGCGTTGCCATTACCGGAGTTAGCATTAGCGTCGGCGTCGATGTCAGCGTCAGCGTCGTCTGCTGTGAGACCTAGAGATGCTGATTGTCGTTTGCCTTCGCCTAAAGAAGCTTCCAGTAGAGCCGAACCTGATGTCAATGTTGTCATTGGTTCTACTCTTTCTTCTGGATTTAAGATGCGCAG TGTTTTTGCTAGCCGAGATCCAAGAAGGAATACAGAGCATATGGAGACAAGGCCACCGGGGAATAAGGTGGCGCGTCAAGATACAAGTGGTGCTGAAACTCCAAGCTTTCGAGGAAATAGCTTCCGGATAAGTGTACCTCCAAGGAGTGCTTCAAACAGTCCCTTTACCAGTCCCACAATCAGCCCACACAACACCAAACATGATGACTTTGTGCCATATTATTATGTGTCACCCAAAGCAAATCATTTCTGGTCTGCACCAGAAATGCCAACATCTTCAGGGCAACCTCCTCCTGCTTTCTTTGATTTATCTGCATCAGGCATTGATTGTGCCACTTCTCCCCATCAAAGTTCTGGGGGAAAAAGTCCGAGACAACAAAATCCCAGAAGCCCAACTAGATCTTCTTCACCCCTACCAAGGTTGTCCCTTGACTACCCAACAACTACACGTCGTGAAAGTCTTCCTCTTCTCAGTGTTCATCCTTTACCCTTGCCTCCTTGGCCCGGGACTTCCATACCTTCACCCTCTGGTACATATTCCCAGCCTGGGGGGGCTAAGACAGAATCTGTATCTATGAAAAGTCAATGGCAAAAGGGTAAACTTATAGGCCGAGGTACCTTTGGAAGTGTTTACGTTGCCACTAATAG AGAAACTGGAGCATTGTGTGCAATGAAGGAAGCAGAAATATTTTCCGATGATCCAAAATCTGCAGAGAGTATAAAGCAGTTAGAACAG GAAATCAAAGTTCTTAGCCAACTGAAACATCCAAACATTGTGCAGTATTATGGTAGTGAAATA ATAGAAGAcaagttttatatttatttggagTTTATCCATCCTGgctcaataaataaatatgtccGTGACCACTGTGGAGCGGTAACAGAATCCGTTGTTCGGAATTTCACACGACATATTCTTTCAGGGTTGGCTTATTTGCACAGCAAAAAGACAATTCATAG GGATATCAAAGGGGCTAACTTGCTTGTTGATTCTTCTGGAGTTGTTAAGCTTGCTGATTTTGGGATGGCCAAACAT TTAACTGGGCATTCTGCTGATCTATCTTTGAAAGGAAGTCCATACTGGATGGCTCCAGAG CTAATGCAAGCGGTCATACATAAAGATAACAGCCCTGATCTAGCTTTTGCTATTGATATTTGGAGTTTGGGTTGTACAATTATTGAAATGTTCACAGGGAAGCCTCCATGGAGTGAATACGAAGGA GCTGCAGCTATGTTTAAGGTAATGAAGGATACCCCTGCTATACCTGAAACATTGTCGCAAGAAGGTAAAGATTTCTTGAGGCTTTGCTTTAAAAGAAATCCAGCAGAGCGGCCAACCGCTTCAATGTTATTAGAGCATCGGTTTCTGAAAAACTTACAATATTCGGATCCTTCACCTTCCTCCCATCTGTATAATGGAACAACCTTAATG GATAAACCCCATAGTCCCAGAGGGTTATTAGAAAACAAACCTGATCAGTTTTCTATTGTCAGTGCACAGATTACAAAAGGGAAATCTTCCATTGATAG TGGCATTCCAATGTCCTACTCGCTCTACTCTTGA